In one Lolium rigidum isolate FL_2022 chromosome 3, APGP_CSIRO_Lrig_0.1, whole genome shotgun sequence genomic region, the following are encoded:
- the LOC124703324 gene encoding uncharacterized protein LOC124703324 has protein sequence MSRSSPQSVTWGHVRSLRPDHRCPPTTPASRLLRDPLSTPMEVAGVPKPRLEEAIDCVMNPHIGAPVTVVTSTSTSTTPASRRRAYSTCRNNIGVGGRHFSCTRRGCHSKSYKMASNKVKKVYLH, from the exons ATGTCCCGCTCATCGCCGCAGTCGGTCACGTGGGGGCATGTACGCTCGCTCCGCCCAGATCATCGATGCCCCCCGACGACTCCAGCTAGCAGGCTGCTCCGAGACCCCTTGTCGACCCCCATGGAGGTGGCGGGCGTGCCGAAGCCGCGGCTGGAGGAGGCCATCGACTGCGTCATGAACCCGCACATTGGCGCCCCCGTTACCGTGGTGACAAGCACTTCCACTTCCACAACTCCGGCCTCTAGACGCAGAGCGTACTCTACGTGCAG GAATAACATAGGTGTTGGTGGAAGGCACTTCAGTTGTACGAGGCGGGGTTGCCACTCTAAGTCGTACAAAATGGCTAGTAATAAAGTTAAAAAG GTATATCTACATTGA